GAGCCCTTCAAGGTGGCCGACATCTCCCTGGCCGACTTCGGCCGCAAGGAGATCCGCCTGGCCGAGCACGAGATGCCCGGCCTGATGGCCCTGCGCGCCGAGTACCGCGGCAAGAACCCGCTCGCCGGCGCCAAGATCATGGGCTCGCTGCACATGACCGTGCAGACCGCCGTTCTCATCGAGACGCTGGTGGAACTGGGCGCCGACGTGCGCTGGGTTTCGTGCAACATCTTCAGCACGCAGGACCATGCCGCAGCCGCCGTCGTCGTCGGCAAGAACGGCACGGAAACCGATCCGCAGGGCGTGCCGGTGTACGCCTGGAAGGGCGAAACGCTCGAGGAGTACTGGTGGTGCACCGAGCAGGCGCTGATCTGGCCGGACGGCAGCGGCCCCAACCTGCTGCTCGATGACGGCGGCGACGCCACCCTGCTCGTGCACAAGGGCGTGGAGTACGAGGCGTCCGGCGTCATCCCGAGCTTCGACGCCGAGAACGAGCCCGAGGAGTGGGGCATCATCCTCGACACGCTGCGCAGCACCATCGCCAGCGAGCCCGGCCGCTGGACGCGCATCGCCGCCGAGCTTCGCGGCGTGTCGGAAGAGACGACCACGGGCGTGCACCGCCTGTACGAGATGATGAACGCGGGAACCCTGCTGTTCCCGGCCATCAACGTCAACGACTCCGTCACCAAGAGCAAGTTCGACAACCTGTACGGCTGCCGCCACTCGCTGACCGACGGCATCCTGCGCGCCTCCGACGTGATGCTGGCCGGCAAGGTGGCCGTCATCTGCGGCTACGGCGACGTGGGCAA
This is a stretch of genomic DNA from Longimicrobium sp.. It encodes these proteins:
- the ahcY gene encoding adenosylhomocysteinase: MGREPFKVADISLADFGRKEIRLAEHEMPGLMALRAEYRGKNPLAGAKIMGSLHMTVQTAVLIETLVELGADVRWVSCNIFSTQDHAAAAVVVGKNGTETDPQGVPVYAWKGETLEEYWWCTEQALIWPDGSGPNLLLDDGGDATLLVHKGVEYEASGVIPSFDAENEPEEWGIILDTLRSTIASEPGRWTRIAAELRGVSEETTTGVHRLYEMMNAGTLLFPAINVNDSVTKSKFDNLYGCRHSLTDGILRASDVMLAGKVAVICGYGDVGKGCAQALKGQGARVIITEIDPICALQAAMEGYQVTTLDAVLESADIFITATGNKDIITVDDMARMKDKAIVGNIGHFDNEIDMAGLKKRGGIERINIKPQYDEFVFPDGHSVMMLAEGRLLNLGCATGHPSFVMSASFTNQVMAQIELHTNNSAYEKKVYVLPKKLDEKVARLHLDKLGVKLTELSPKQAEYIGVPVEGPYKPDHYRY